A genome region from Geminicoccus roseus DSM 18922 includes the following:
- a CDS encoding FAD-dependent monooxygenase, producing MSEILVVGAGPVGLTMAAELARHGAPCRIIDRLPAPSGYCKALGVTPRTLEVWEEMGVSRPMIDAGLWLQGLRLIVNGEMVREVPAGLPGLPYGFTLGLPQYETERILAAHLESFGIAVERGVELAGLDQDGQGVDVRLRHADGRSEEVRFAHVVGCDGARSTVRKALGIGFDGDAFPVEFMLGDVAVEWTAPRGTAVRAVQMTGGEMSDFLVAVPLPDQDRYRLTTYVPDELAQPVDPHSRESHGILSERATPTLAHLQAVIDRLVPGTILSDLRWSSIFRISMRLAEAYRRGRVFIAGDAAHIHPPTGGQGMNTGIQDAYNLAWKLALHVRGAAADGLLDSYEAERRPVGQEVVARTLAQTQAFRSGQPGGKGGGNAQMEDSQLLVNYRGGSWVGEDLDPDLEAVGPAAGDRAPDADGLTRAGLGFPQRLFEILRGPDHVLLARIADPQAARDVAALVRDLRRRFGGGIRGYGIVAPGREIPSPPGLPLLVDQSQAFSRAYDDLDRAGWLVRPDGHVGYRTTALAAPRLIAHLERILTLRPCAP from the coding sequence GTGAGCGAGATATTGGTGGTGGGGGCCGGCCCGGTCGGGCTGACCATGGCGGCGGAACTGGCGCGTCATGGCGCGCCCTGCCGGATCATCGACCGGCTTCCCGCTCCCAGCGGCTACTGCAAGGCCCTAGGCGTCACGCCGCGCACGCTCGAGGTCTGGGAGGAGATGGGCGTCTCCCGCCCGATGATCGACGCCGGGCTCTGGCTGCAGGGCCTCCGCCTGATCGTGAACGGCGAGATGGTCCGCGAGGTGCCGGCCGGCCTGCCGGGCCTGCCCTACGGCTTCACCCTGGGGCTGCCGCAGTACGAGACTGAACGCATCCTCGCCGCCCATCTCGAAAGCTTCGGGATCGCGGTCGAGCGGGGCGTCGAACTGGCCGGCCTGGACCAGGACGGCCAGGGCGTCGACGTCCGGCTGCGTCACGCGGACGGGCGCAGCGAGGAGGTCCGCTTCGCCCATGTGGTGGGCTGCGACGGCGCGCGCAGCACGGTGCGCAAGGCCCTGGGCATCGGGTTCGACGGCGACGCGTTCCCGGTCGAGTTCATGCTGGGCGACGTCGCCGTGGAGTGGACAGCGCCGCGCGGCACCGCCGTGCGGGCCGTGCAGATGACCGGTGGCGAGATGAGCGATTTCCTGGTGGCGGTGCCGCTGCCGGATCAGGACCGCTACCGCCTCACGACCTACGTGCCCGACGAGCTTGCCCAGCCGGTCGATCCGCACAGCCGGGAGAGCCACGGCATCCTGTCCGAGCGGGCAACGCCGACCCTGGCGCATCTGCAGGCGGTCATCGACCGGCTGGTGCCGGGCACGATCCTGTCCGACCTGCGCTGGTCGTCGATCTTCCGCATCAGCATGCGCCTGGCCGAAGCCTATCGGCGCGGCCGGGTCTTCATCGCCGGCGACGCCGCCCACATCCATCCGCCGACCGGCGGCCAGGGGATGAACACCGGCATCCAGGACGCCTACAATCTGGCCTGGAAGCTCGCTCTCCACGTGCGGGGAGCGGCGGCGGACGGCCTGCTCGACAGCTACGAGGCGGAGCGCCGGCCGGTTGGCCAGGAGGTGGTGGCGCGCACCCTGGCGCAGACCCAGGCCTTCCGGAGCGGCCAGCCCGGCGGGAAGGGCGGGGGCAACGCCCAGATGGAGGATTCCCAGCTCCTGGTGAACTATCGCGGCGGTTCCTGGGTGGGCGAGGACCTCGATCCCGATCTCGAGGCCGTGGGCCCGGCCGCGGGCGACCGGGCACCCGACGCCGACGGGCTGACGCGCGCGGGCCTGGGCTTCCCGCAGCGCCTGTTCGAGATCCTGCGCGGCCCGGACCATGTCCTGCTGGCGCGGATCGCCGACCCGCAGGCCGCGCGGGATGTCGCAGCCCTGGTCCGCGACCTGCGCCGGCGCTTTGGCGGCGGGATCCGCGGCTACGGCATCGTGGCACCCGGCAGGGAGATCCCGTCGCCTCCGGGCCTTCCGCTCCTGGTCGACCAAAGCCAAGCCTTTTCGCGAGCCTATGACGACCTCGACCGGGCGGGCTGGCTGGTGCGCCCCGACGGTCATGTCGGATACAGGACGACCGCCCTGGCCGCCCCTCGCCTGATCGCGCATCTCGAGCGAATCCTGACGCTCCGCCCATGCGCACCATAG
- a CDS encoding HPF/RaiA family ribosome-associated protein, giving the protein MERPLQIAYKALEPSEFLDALIRERAEKLDRYHPNVIGCRVVVEVPHRSAESGKTPIGIAVEVEVAGRNTIVGKSETERREAKNDHNAVVTRAFEAVQRQLEDSARTRREQARHGEFELQTGQIVRLFKDSGYGFVEVKGSPDLHFVREDVANGGFDALEVGIMVQVTPSPALGPMGPRASEIRLFNKERTAS; this is encoded by the coding sequence ATGGAACGGCCGCTGCAGATCGCATACAAGGCACTGGAGCCGTCCGAGTTTCTTGATGCGCTCATCCGGGAGCGCGCGGAGAAGCTGGACCGCTACCACCCCAACGTGATCGGTTGCCGGGTCGTCGTGGAAGTCCCGCATCGCAGTGCCGAGAGCGGCAAGACGCCGATCGGCATTGCGGTCGAGGTGGAGGTTGCCGGGCGCAACACCATCGTCGGCAAGAGCGAGACGGAACGGCGGGAAGCCAAGAACGACCATAACGCGGTCGTCACCCGTGCCTTCGAGGCAGTCCAGCGCCAGCTCGAGGATAGTGCCCGCACCAGGCGCGAACAGGCGCGCCATGGCGAGTTCGAGCTGCAGACCGGTCAGATCGTCCGGCTGTTCAAGGATTCCGGCTATGGCTTTGTCGAGGTGAAGGGCAGCCCCGACCTGCACTTCGTCCGCGAGGACGTCGCCAATGGCGGGTTCGATGCGCTGGAAGTGGGCATCATGGTCCAGGTGACCCCGTCCCCGGCGCTTGGCCCCATGGGTCCGCGGGCCAGCGAGATCCGCCTGTTCAACAAGGAGCGGACCGCTTCCTGA
- a CDS encoding Rrf2 family transcriptional regulator — translation MICDSRLSAVLHALLHMAQQDEPMTSEALARCMGTHAVVVRRTMAGLREMGLVRSEKGHGGGWRLACDLEAVTLRDIYAALGAPRVFAIGHKTEQPACLVEQAVNDALGDALRKAEELLVQRLGEVTLATLSADFHRRLAGRSCPNGGSSHAA, via the coding sequence ATGATCTGCGACAGCCGCCTCTCCGCCGTGCTTCATGCCCTGCTCCACATGGCCCAGCAGGACGAACCCATGACCTCCGAAGCCCTGGCCCGGTGCATGGGCACCCATGCGGTCGTGGTGCGCCGGACCATGGCGGGATTGCGGGAAATGGGGCTGGTGCGTTCCGAAAAGGGGCATGGGGGCGGCTGGCGGCTTGCCTGCGACCTGGAGGCCGTCACCCTGCGCGACATCTACGCTGCCCTCGGCGCTCCCAGGGTCTTCGCCATCGGCCACAAGACGGAACAGCCGGCCTGCCTGGTCGAGCAGGCGGTGAACGACGCCTTGGGCGATGCCTTGCGCAAGGCCGAAGAACTCCTCGTGCAGCGGCTGGGCGAGGTCACCCTGGCCACGCTCTCCGCCGACTTCCACCGCCGCCTCGCCGGCCGCTCGTGTCCGAACGGAGGGTCATCCCATGCAGCATGA
- a CDS encoding NAD(P)/FAD-dependent oxidoreductase, whose amino-acid sequence MQHDVIIVGGSYSGMAAALQLARGRRDILVVDAGLRRNRFAKASHGFLGQDGQPPGAIAAEARAQLLAYPSVAWIEDEAVAASPEGNGFRVTLQTGEMRMARRLLLATGVVDSLPDIRGLQERWGRSVFMCPYCDGYELDRGSLGVLATSDAWFHQAMMIPEWGPTTLFTNGTCQPDAEQRRALAARGVAIEETPVLRIGGERATVHLQDGHSIALQGLFLMPRTSFASPLVEQLGCALEEGPMGPFIRTDARKETSVPGVFACGDAARAAGSVSLAVGDGAMAGAATHQSLVFR is encoded by the coding sequence ATGCAGCATGACGTCATCATCGTCGGGGGCAGCTACAGCGGGATGGCTGCGGCGCTCCAGCTCGCCCGGGGTCGGCGCGACATCCTGGTGGTCGATGCCGGCCTGCGGCGCAACCGCTTCGCCAAGGCCTCCCACGGCTTCCTTGGCCAGGACGGGCAGCCGCCCGGCGCCATCGCCGCCGAGGCCCGCGCCCAGCTCCTGGCCTATCCCAGCGTGGCCTGGATCGAGGACGAGGCAGTTGCCGCAAGTCCGGAGGGCAACGGCTTCCGCGTGACGCTCCAAACCGGCGAGATGCGCATGGCGCGCCGCCTGCTGCTCGCGACCGGGGTCGTCGACAGCCTGCCGGACATCCGTGGTCTCCAGGAGCGCTGGGGGCGCAGCGTCTTCATGTGCCCGTATTGCGACGGCTACGAACTGGATCGAGGATCCCTCGGCGTGCTCGCGACCAGCGACGCCTGGTTCCACCAGGCCATGATGATCCCCGAATGGGGGCCGACGACCCTGTTCACCAACGGGACCTGCCAGCCGGATGCAGAGCAGCGGCGGGCCCTGGCCGCGCGCGGGGTGGCGATCGAGGAGACGCCCGTCCTGCGGATCGGGGGCGAGCGGGCCACGGTACACCTGCAGGACGGGCACAGCATCGCGCTGCAGGGGCTGTTCCTGATGCCCCGCACCAGCTTTGCGAGCCCGCTCGTGGAACAACTCGGCTGCGCCCTGGAGGAGGGGCCGATGGGCCCATTCATCCGCACCGATGCCCGGAAGGAGACGAGCGTGCCCGGGGTGTTCGCCTGCGGCGATGCGGCCCGTGCCGCCGGGTCGGTGTCGCTGGCCGTGGGCGATGGCGCCATGGCCGGCGCCGCGACCCATCAATCCCTGGTCTTCCGCTAG
- a CDS encoding MliC family protein, with the protein MRATRRRPGLEVAALTAATSLLLGACAAQPKDDPEIQDVSTVHYLCGDGSKLGVWFEPDTAIVSVNGGETVILQQQRSGSGIRYAVDGIELSGKGDAATWTNGEAPPTECHVVDDQPASTNQGM; encoded by the coding sequence GTGCGTGCGACGAGACGGAGACCTGGACTGGAAGTTGCTGCGCTTACGGCAGCAACCAGCCTGCTGCTGGGGGCCTGCGCGGCCCAGCCGAAGGACGATCCGGAAATCCAGGACGTCTCGACGGTGCATTATCTTTGCGGCGACGGCTCGAAGCTTGGCGTGTGGTTCGAGCCCGACACCGCGATCGTCAGCGTCAACGGCGGCGAGACGGTGATCCTGCAGCAGCAGCGCTCCGGCTCGGGCATCCGCTATGCGGTGGACGGCATCGAGCTCAGCGGCAAGGGCGACGCGGCGACCTGGACCAACGGCGAGGCCCCGCCCACCGAATGCCATGTGGTCGACGACCAGCCGGCATCCACCAACCAGGGCATGTAG
- a CDS encoding O-acetylhomoserine aminocarboxypropyltransferase/cysteine synthase family protein, translated as MSDLKSQHPQTLALHAGWRSDPATGAVAVPIYQTTSYQFRDTDHARKLFGLEELGNIYTRIMNPTQDALEKRLAALEGGVAGLALASGQAASAFSVQNLAEAGDNIVASTDLYGGTWNLFANTLKQQGIEVRFVDPADPENFRRATDERTRAYYAETLPNPKLQVFPIREVAEIGRPLGIPLIIDNTAAPLLCRPLDHGAAIVVHSLTKYIGGHGSSIGGIIIDGGNFDWAAVPARQPLLNRPDPSYHGAVWVEAVKPLGPIAYIIKARVTLLRDLGAAIAPLNAFLAIQGVESLPLRIREHVKNASAVAAWLKGRPEVAKVIHPSVQEGEARRRADTYLKGGYGGLLGFELKGGLEAGRRFIDALQLFYHVANIGDSRSLAIHPATTTHSQLSPEEQLQTGVTDGYVRLSIGIEHIDDILADLDQALVASSRIDRAAA; from the coding sequence ATGTCGGACCTCAAGTCCCAGCATCCGCAGACGCTCGCGCTTCACGCCGGCTGGCGGAGCGATCCGGCCACCGGCGCCGTCGCCGTGCCGATCTACCAGACCACGTCCTACCAGTTCCGCGACACCGACCACGCCCGCAAGCTGTTCGGCCTGGAAGAGCTCGGCAACATCTACACCCGGATCATGAACCCGACCCAGGACGCCCTGGAAAAGCGCCTGGCGGCCCTGGAGGGCGGCGTCGCGGGCCTGGCTCTGGCGTCGGGCCAGGCGGCCTCGGCGTTCTCGGTGCAGAACCTGGCGGAAGCAGGCGACAACATCGTCGCCTCCACCGACCTCTATGGCGGCACCTGGAACCTGTTCGCCAACACGCTGAAGCAGCAGGGCATCGAGGTCCGCTTCGTCGACCCGGCCGATCCGGAGAATTTCCGGCGCGCCACCGACGAGCGCACCCGCGCCTATTATGCCGAGACCCTGCCCAACCCGAAGCTGCAGGTCTTCCCGATCCGCGAGGTGGCCGAGATCGGCCGGCCGCTGGGCATTCCGCTGATCATCGACAACACCGCTGCACCGCTGCTCTGCCGGCCGCTCGACCATGGTGCTGCGATCGTGGTGCACTCGCTCACCAAGTATATCGGCGGTCACGGGTCCTCGATCGGCGGCATCATCATCGACGGCGGCAACTTCGACTGGGCGGCGGTTCCGGCGCGCCAGCCGCTGCTGAACCGGCCGGATCCCAGCTACCACGGCGCCGTCTGGGTCGAGGCGGTGAAGCCGCTGGGGCCGATCGCCTACATCATCAAGGCGCGCGTCACCCTGCTGCGCGACCTGGGCGCCGCGATCGCGCCGCTCAACGCCTTCCTGGCGATCCAGGGCGTGGAAAGCCTGCCGCTGCGGATCCGCGAGCACGTCAAGAACGCCTCGGCGGTGGCGGCCTGGCTGAAGGGCCGTCCGGAAGTGGCCAAGGTCATCCATCCGAGCGTGCAGGAAGGCGAAGCGCGCCGCCGCGCCGACACCTACCTGAAGGGCGGCTATGGTGGCCTGCTCGGCTTCGAGCTGAAGGGTGGCCTGGAAGCCGGCCGGCGCTTCATCGACGCCCTGCAGCTCTTCTACCATGTCGCCAATATCGGCGATTCGCGCTCCCTGGCGATCCATCCGGCCACGACCACCCACTCCCAGCTCTCGCCGGAGGAGCAACTGCAGACCGGCGTCACCGACGGCTATGTCCGCCTGAGCATCGGCATCGAGCATATCGACGACATCCTGGCCGATCTCGACCAGGCGCTGGTCGCCTCCAGCCGGATCGACCGCGCAGCCGCCTGA
- the modA gene encoding molybdate ABC transporter substrate-binding protein, which translates to MFSRRPLVAALLALGLLLPAGARAGETITVFAAASLKNALDEAMAAFTTRTGTDVVASYAASSALAKQIEAGAPADLFISADLSWMDYLDGQGLIDPASRIDLLGNALVLIAPAGAPRRELQIGPGMDLAAALGQGRLAVGQVDSVPAGRYAKAALQSLEAWPAAQPRLAQADNVRAALALVARGEAPLGIVYASDAASTDEVEIVGTFPPASHPPIIYPAALVAAEDARPEAAAFLAFLQGAEAAAAFRKAGFTVLVPPAS; encoded by the coding sequence ATGTTCAGCCGTCGCCCGCTCGTCGCCGCGCTCCTGGCGCTGGGCCTTCTTCTTCCGGCGGGCGCGCGTGCCGGCGAGACGATCACCGTGTTCGCCGCCGCCAGCCTGAAGAATGCGCTGGACGAGGCGATGGCCGCGTTCACCACCCGCACCGGCACGGACGTGGTGGCCTCCTACGCGGCGAGTTCCGCGCTGGCCAAGCAGATCGAGGCGGGCGCGCCGGCCGACCTGTTCATCTCCGCCGACCTGTCCTGGATGGATTATCTGGACGGCCAGGGCCTGATCGACCCTGCCAGCCGCATCGACCTGCTCGGCAACGCGCTGGTGCTGATCGCACCCGCAGGGGCGCCGCGCAGGGAACTGCAGATCGGGCCGGGCATGGATCTGGCGGCTGCGCTGGGCCAGGGCCGGCTGGCGGTGGGGCAGGTCGATTCGGTGCCGGCCGGCAGATACGCCAAGGCGGCCCTGCAGAGCCTTGAAGCATGGCCGGCCGCCCAGCCGAGGCTGGCCCAGGCCGACAATGTCCGCGCGGCCCTGGCCCTGGTTGCCCGGGGCGAGGCGCCCTTGGGCATCGTCTATGCCAGCGACGCGGCCAGCACCGACGAGGTCGAAATCGTCGGCACGTTCCCGCCAGCCAGCCATCCGCCGATCATCTATCCCGCCGCCCTGGTCGCTGCCGAGGACGCCCGTCCGGAGGCCGCCGCCTTCCTCGCTTTCCTTCAGGGAGCGGAAGCGGCGGCGGCCTTCCGCAAGGCCGGTTTCACCGTGCTGGTTCCTCCGGCATCCTGA
- the modB gene encoding molybdate ABC transporter permease subunit, with amino-acid sequence MTDWLSPDEWTAVLLSLRVSLVAMLWSLPFGLAVAMLLARGRFWGRSVLDTIVHLPLVLPPVVTGYLLLLTLGRRAPLGSFLAEFGIVFSFRWTGAALACAIMAFPLMVRAIRLSIEAVDRRLEDAAGTLGARPAWVFLTVTLPLILPGIVAGMILSFAKALGEFGATITFVSNIPGETQTLPSAIYTLTQVPDGEAGALRLVLVSVAISMAALIGSELLARRIARRIGA; translated from the coding sequence ATGACCGACTGGCTGAGCCCCGACGAGTGGACCGCCGTGCTCTTGAGCCTGCGCGTCTCGCTGGTGGCCATGCTGTGGAGCCTGCCGTTCGGTCTGGCGGTCGCCATGCTCCTGGCGCGCGGCCGGTTCTGGGGCCGCTCGGTCCTGGACACGATCGTTCACCTGCCCCTGGTGCTGCCCCCGGTGGTGACCGGCTATCTCCTGCTCCTCACCCTGGGCCGCCGGGCGCCGCTCGGTAGCTTTCTTGCGGAGTTCGGCATCGTCTTCTCGTTCCGCTGGACCGGTGCCGCACTGGCCTGCGCGATCATGGCGTTTCCCCTGATGGTCCGCGCCATCCGCCTGTCGATCGAGGCGGTCGACCGCCGCCTGGAGGATGCTGCCGGGACGCTCGGGGCCCGGCCGGCCTGGGTGTTCCTGACCGTCACCCTGCCGCTGATCCTGCCGGGCATCGTCGCCGGGATGATCCTGTCCTTCGCCAAAGCGCTGGGCGAGTTCGGCGCCACCATCACCTTCGTCTCGAACATCCCGGGCGAGACCCAGACGTTGCCGAGCGCCATCTACACGCTCACCCAGGTCCCCGACGGCGAGGCCGGCGCCCTGCGCCTGGTCCTGGTCTCGGTGGCGATCTCGATGGCCGCCCTGATCGGCTCGGAGTTGCTGGCGCGCCGCATCGCCCGCCGGATCGGCGCATGA
- the modC gene encoding molybdenum ABC transporter ATP-binding protein, whose product MSLEVRIRHRQGDFRLDVAFTGAGGLTALFGRSGSGKTTLVNAIAGLNRPAEGRIVLDGVPLLDTAQGLFVPVHRRRIGYVFQDARLFPHLTVRQNLAYGRWFTPRSEAVANPEAVVAMLGIGHLLERRPADLSGGEKQRVAIGRALMASPRLLLMDEPLASLDESRKAEILPFIERLRDQAQVPIVYVSHAVAEIARLATGIVVLSEGRVAAAGEARGVMARLDMFQGSERSEAGALLDTRLIGHEPEYALSILEAPAGRLFVPALARPPGTMVRLRIRARDVTLATARPDHLSAQNILAGRIAEIGRTDGPVVDVRLDCHGDALVAQVTRRAIAMLGLEVGRPVFAVVKSITLADGQAAEGHATERADPPRGGQAQPTSSSSRTWP is encoded by the coding sequence ATGAGCCTGGAGGTCCGGATCCGTCACCGGCAGGGCGACTTCCGGCTGGACGTCGCCTTCACCGGCGCCGGCGGCCTGACCGCGCTGTTCGGGCGGTCCGGTTCCGGCAAGACCACGCTGGTCAACGCGATCGCCGGCCTGAACCGGCCGGCGGAAGGGCGGATCGTCCTGGACGGGGTGCCGCTCCTCGACACCGCGCAGGGCCTGTTCGTCCCGGTCCATCGCCGCCGGATCGGCTATGTCTTCCAGGATGCCCGGCTGTTCCCGCACCTGACCGTCCGGCAGAATTTGGCCTATGGCCGCTGGTTCACGCCGCGATCCGAAGCCGTGGCAAACCCGGAGGCGGTGGTCGCGATGCTCGGGATCGGCCACCTCCTGGAGCGCCGGCCGGCGGATCTGTCGGGGGGCGAGAAGCAGCGGGTCGCGATCGGCCGGGCGCTCATGGCGAGCCCGCGCCTGCTCCTGATGGACGAGCCGCTGGCGTCGCTGGATGAGAGCCGCAAGGCGGAGATCCTGCCGTTCATCGAGCGGCTGCGCGACCAGGCGCAGGTCCCGATCGTCTATGTCAGCCATGCCGTGGCCGAGATCGCAAGGCTGGCGACCGGCATCGTGGTTCTTTCCGAGGGCCGGGTCGCGGCCGCCGGCGAGGCGCGCGGCGTGATGGCCAGGCTCGACATGTTCCAGGGCAGCGAGCGGTCCGAGGCTGGCGCCTTGCTCGACACCCGCCTGATCGGCCACGAGCCGGAGTACGCGCTCAGCATCCTGGAGGCGCCGGCCGGCCGGCTGTTCGTCCCGGCCCTGGCGCGCCCGCCCGGCACGATGGTGCGGCTGCGCATCCGCGCCCGCGACGTCACCCTGGCGACCGCCCGCCCCGACCATCTGAGCGCCCAGAACATCCTGGCGGGACGCATCGCCGAGATCGGGAGGACGGATGGCCCGGTGGTCGATGTCCGGCTGGACTGCCATGGCGACGCCCTGGTCGCCCAGGTGACGAGGCGCGCCATCGCCATGCTGGGCCTGGAGGTCGGGCGGCCGGTGTTCGCCGTGGTCAAGAGCATCACCTTGGCGGACGGGCAGGCCGCCGAAGGACATGCCACCGAGCGCGCCGACCCCCCTCGGGGTGGCCAGGCTCAGCCGACCTCAAGTTCCTCGCGGACCTGGCCATAG
- a CDS encoding formate/nitrite transporter family protein: protein MQPPVSDDEAVEAAIEHKGQALTEDEQDDIHEHRKLRPLAVYEVIRREGVEELSRPTAGLWWSGLAAGLSIGFSVVAEGALHVALPDAPWRPLVENFGYAVGFLIVILARQQLFTEITLTAVLPIIYRPSRRKLLALARLWSVVFLANMAGTAMFAAACLTGLLLPEHILAGMLDVSRHLAELSPGEAFWRGIVAGWMIATLVWMLPSAETARSAVIVLMTYLIALFDLAHVVAGSMEIFMLVLAGELALLQALSGYILPMLCGNVIGGSALFALLAYGQVREELEVG from the coding sequence ATGCAGCCCCCTGTGTCGGACGACGAGGCGGTCGAGGCCGCAATCGAGCACAAGGGACAGGCGCTCACTGAGGACGAACAGGACGACATCCACGAGCACCGCAAGCTGCGCCCCCTGGCCGTCTACGAGGTCATCCGGCGCGAAGGGGTCGAGGAACTGTCCCGGCCGACCGCGGGCCTGTGGTGGTCGGGGCTGGCCGCCGGGCTCTCGATCGGCTTCTCCGTGGTGGCCGAGGGGGCGCTCCATGTGGCGCTCCCGGATGCGCCATGGCGCCCGCTCGTGGAGAATTTCGGCTATGCCGTAGGCTTCCTGATCGTGATCCTGGCCCGCCAGCAGCTGTTCACCGAGATCACCCTCACGGCGGTGCTCCCGATCATCTACCGGCCCAGCCGGCGCAAGCTCCTCGCCCTGGCAAGGCTGTGGAGCGTGGTGTTCCTAGCGAACATGGCAGGCACGGCCATGTTCGCCGCGGCGTGCCTCACCGGCCTCCTGCTTCCTGAGCACATCCTTGCCGGCATGCTCGACGTCAGCCGGCACCTGGCCGAGCTGTCGCCAGGGGAGGCGTTCTGGCGGGGGATCGTCGCCGGCTGGATGATCGCGACCCTGGTCTGGATGCTGCCGTCCGCTGAGACCGCCCGCAGCGCCGTCATCGTGCTGATGACCTACCTGATCGCGCTGTTCGACCTGGCGCATGTGGTGGCCGGGTCGATGGAGATCTTCATGCTGGTCCTGGCGGGCGAACTCGCGCTCCTGCAGGCGCTGTCTGGCTACATCCTGCCGATGCTTTGCGGCAACGTGATCGGCGGGTCGGCGCTGTTCGCCCTGCTCGCCTATGGCCAGGTCCGCGAGGAACTTGAGGTCGGCTGA
- a CDS encoding S1C family serine protease: MPVRLLRFGILWFLFLATLWTAEPYLRAWLFASDSPRPVTARADLAEFERNATEVFALRAGAVPLVATGGSGRVGTGSGFVWDQAGHIVTNHHVVAGFGEVIVRFGIERPIPAQVIGAAPDYDLAVLRPKVPLDLVEPIPLGSSSDLTVGQTVYAIGNPFGLSRSMSAGIVSALDRRLPTGSGREIRGVIQTDAAINPGNSGGPLLDAAGRLIGVNTAIYSETGSFAGVGFAVPVDVVNEIVPQLISQGHAPRPGIGITTLDETVAAGLEAPGIVIAEILPGSAAEQAGLRGINPQAQEIGDVITHVDGQRVRTVAELAEKLAAAGIGNEVELTVQRAGAERTVQVEVIDIG, translated from the coding sequence TTGCCTGTCCGGTTGCTCCGCTTCGGAATTCTCTGGTTCCTGTTCCTGGCGACCTTGTGGACCGCCGAGCCCTATCTGCGCGCCTGGCTGTTCGCCAGCGACAGCCCCAGGCCCGTCACCGCGCGGGCAGACCTGGCGGAGTTCGAGCGCAACGCCACCGAGGTGTTCGCGCTGCGGGCAGGCGCGGTGCCGCTGGTGGCGACCGGCGGAAGCGGCAGGGTCGGAACCGGCTCCGGCTTCGTCTGGGACCAGGCCGGGCATATCGTCACCAACCATCATGTGGTGGCCGGCTTTGGCGAGGTGATCGTGCGGTTCGGCATCGAGCGGCCGATCCCGGCCCAGGTCATCGGCGCGGCGCCGGACTACGACTTGGCCGTGCTGCGGCCCAAGGTTCCGCTGGACCTGGTGGAACCGATCCCGCTCGGCAGTTCCAGCGACCTCACGGTCGGCCAGACGGTCTATGCGATCGGCAACCCCTTCGGCCTCAGCCGCTCGATGTCGGCGGGCATCGTCAGCGCGCTCGATCGTCGCCTGCCGACCGGGTCCGGCCGCGAGATCCGCGGCGTGATCCAGACCGATGCCGCGATCAATCCCGGCAATTCCGGAGGGCCGCTGCTCGACGCCGCCGGCCGGCTGATCGGGGTCAACACCGCGATCTACTCGGAAACCGGCAGCTTCGCCGGTGTCGGCTTCGCGGTGCCGGTCGACGTGGTCAACGAGATCGTCCCGCAGCTGATCAGCCAGGGCCATGCCCCCCGGCCCGGGATCGGCATCACCACGCTGGACGAGACGGTCGCGGCCGGCCTGGAGGCGCCGGGGATCGTGATCGCGGAGATCCTGCCCGGATCCGCCGCCGAGCAGGCGGGGCTGCGGGGGATCAACCCCCAGGCCCAGGAGATCGGCGACGTGATCACCCATGTCGACGGGCAGCGCGTCCGCACGGTCGCCGAGCTTGCCGAGAAGCTGGCGGCAGCCGGCATCGGCAACGAGGTGGAGCTCACCGTCCAGCGGGCCGGGGCCGAGCGCACCGTGCAGGTCGAGGTGATCGACATCGGCTGA
- a CDS encoding Flp family type IVb pilin codes for MIKLLMGVKALWSDRRGVTAIEYAVMAGAVAVALVAIMGDSTTGVMGALSQKMTAIINAIPSGTSP; via the coding sequence ATGATCAAGTTGTTGATGGGCGTGAAGGCGCTGTGGTCGGACCGGCGTGGCGTCACCGCGATCGAGTATGCCGTGATGGCAGGCGCCGTTGCGGTCGCCCTGGTCGCCATCATGGGCGACTCCACCACGGGCGTGATGGGTGCGCTGTCCCAGAAGATGACCGCCATCATCAACGCCATCCCGAGCGGCACGTCTCCGTGA